GCAACCGCGATAGCTGAACCAGACGAAGGTCTGGGCCTTGCTGCTGCGCTTGGCCTTCTTCGCGGCGTCACGCATTTCGCGGGCTTCGTCGAGCGTGGCGCTCAGCGGCTTTTCGCAGGCCACGTGCTTGCCGGCTTCCAGCGCTGCCAGGGCAATGTCTTTATGAAGATTGTTCGGCGTGCAGATGTCGATCAGGTCGATGGCATCGCTTTCCACCATGTCCTGCCAGCGGGTGGTGGTGTTGGCCCAGCCCCAACGGTCGGCGAAGGCCTGCGTTCGGCCCGGATCGCGGCCGGCGGCGGTGTGCATCACCGGCTGCAATGGCAGGTCGAAAAACCGCCCGACCTTCAGGTAAGCGTTCGCGTGCGCCCGCCCCATGAATTGCGTGCCCACCAGCCCGACGTTGAGGTTCTTGCTCTTTGTCATGATCGCTCCCCTGCTATTGCGTGGCTCGAATGAATGGAATGACTGAAAAGTAGGTCGAGTTTAGCACTCGACGTCGGGCTGTGACAAGATTGCGGCACGTTCGCATGTTTGCGTTGCGGTGGCGATTTGTCCGCAAGGTTCGCCGCAGCGCCCGTTGTGGGATATAATAGAAGTGCTCTTTGACAATTGGGGCCGACTGGCATCGACCGGGCAGGGAAGGTCGGCGGTTGCATGCCGAGGTGCACGTAGGCCTCGTTAAACCACGTGCAAAACTTTAAATGCCAACGACAATGTCGCTGGTCGGATCGGCTTCGCGCCGGCCCGCCTGGCTGCCTAAAGTGCAGCCGTGTCTTCAAGCAGTTTGTCTGCGGCCGCTTGAAGGCAAAAAATCAGCAGACTCGCGACTTGACGCTGCTTGGACGTCAAGTTGCTAAACAATATCCGAGTTGGATCGTGTGGAGGCTGTCGATGGTCGCCACAAGATCGAGATTAAATCATTGACTATGCATGTAGACGCCGTCGATTGACTGTCACGGGACGGGGGTTCGACTCCCCCCGGCTCCATTTCGTTTCCAGCCCATTAAGCTGGACCTGCCCAAAATTGTGCCTTAAACTCAAGGCATGAAAAAAGGCAGACCACATAAACCGTACCGCACCAGTTGGGGTGAAAACATCGACGGCTTGCGTCGTCGTTCATCCGATGGGCGGTGGGTGATTGTCCAGACGGGGAAGATGTTCAGCGAAGCCGATGAACGGCGGGCGGTGAACAGGTTCCGTCAATGGCAAGCCGAACAGAAGCAAGCCGAAATCACAATCGCCACGTTTCGACGTGGTCGGCGGGCATCCGGTAAACGATGGAAAGGCCTTCAACATCGCATCCTGCCCACTGCCCAAGGCACAGTTCGGCCGTCAGACTACGACGTTTTCGCCGAAATCCCCGAACCCGAATTATGGGCATGGTTCCGTGAGCAGCTAATCAAGCGTCCTGAATACGTCGCCGAACAAGTGGACATTCCAGAGGTCGCAAGGTTGGCGAACCTTCCGACGCCGAAGCCATCCCCCACGTTGGATGAAGTCGGCACGTTGTACGTCGAGAAACCCGGACTTTCAGAAGCCGAATCTAAAAAGGCTAAAACCCGTTGGGCGGAGTTCGTGAAAGCCGTCAAGGTTCGGACCTTGCGGGAATTGAGCGTTGAGAATGTCAACGTCTACGGCGACGGGATTCTAGAGACAATCAAGAAAAAGAACCTTTCCCCCGTTTATGCTCGCCAGCGTTTCGGACTCATTAAGACCGTGTTAAACCATTCTCGCCGTCGAGGTCTGAACCCTGATGACGTACGTCATGCGTTGGACTGCTGCGCCGTACTGGTTCCCCCAAAGGCACGGACCCCGAACCCTGAACCCATCAGTCGGGAACACTTCGCCACGTTGTTAGATGCTGCTGATGTTGAAATGAAAGCGGCTCTTTTACTGGCACTGAACCTTTGCATGTATCCATCAGAGGTAGCAGCGCTGGAGTGGTCTGAAATTGACCTTGCTAAAAAGGCAGTCCTAACCCATCGGAACAAGACCAGCATCATCAGAGTCGGCGTCTTATGGGATAGAACTGTAAAGGCACTGGAAGCCGTAGAAGGCAACCGCAGCGGCTTTGTCTTTAAGAGTGACCGAATACACCGATTGAACGATGCGACCATGAGAAAGCGCTTCTGGCGCCTTCGTAAGGCGTGTGGCTTGGATGGTGACAAAGTTCAATTCCAACACATCAGAGATGGCGCGTATACGGCTGCTGCTGAAACTGACGTCGTGGACCTTGCCCACGTGCGGGCGCTTGCGGGACATTCGTCGGGGATCAGTGACCATTATCTGGCAAGGCATCCTCGTATAGTGGCGAAGGCGGTCGCTGGCATTGAAGCTGTCTATTTTGGTTGATGCCGCGGACCTCGTTTATGATGCGAAAAACGATCGTAAACAGCACACAATATGTGCCTTATGGCCTAGAAACGGCGGCGTGAAAACGGCTGAAACAGCCAAAATGTGCCCCCTCCCCTCCAAATTCCCCGCAGTTCGTTACCCTTGGCTGCTTTGCCGTCAATCCCCTGTAGATAGAATGGTGCGGGAGGGCCGCACGAAAAATCAAACATCCCACCTTTGTTCGCAGTCGAATTTGCTACGCTGCTCGTATGCAGCTTCACCAGAAAACTTTTGTTGAGCGACATGATTCGGGCCACAAAGAGTGGGTCGATATTGTGGAAATTACGCCGGATATTGCCCGAGACCACTTGGACACATGGTGGAATGCAAACCAGTTTCGGATGGATTGGGACAAGGAAACCGCAGACGTCGATTACTATTGGTCTTGGCATCACTTAGCATCCAATGAGTTTAGTGGGCCTGGATTTAAGCAGGTGGCTACGAGAGATGCCAGTGGAGACGTGCAATCGGCCATTATCTACAGGCGAAAAGCATCCTCTCTGCTTGAAAAAGGCCATTTCGGCGTGTTTGTCGAGCGGCTCGCAATCGCCCCATCGAATCGCCCGTGGGTTGTGACCAATCCACGATTCAGAGGGTGTGGTTCATGCTTACTGCACTATGCCATTCGGGACAGCAATTTGCTGGGTTTTGGTGGAAGAGCATTGTTGATACCAACGGGGAGCATCGCAAAAAACACGTACCGGTCGATGGGATTTAGATCAACTGGAGTAGATGAAGGAAGCGGTTCCGAAATTTGGGAGTTGCCACCGGAGGTTGCCCGAGATATCCTTAAGGGTGCGAAAGAGCAGGGTTTTTTCTATGACGCATGATCGAGCTACAGCTTGGAGGGAGCTTGATGCTTGTCCGCCCACGGGCGGGCGGGGAATCCCTGCGCCCGTTGCATGTGGTGTGGATGAGTTCCAAAATCTTCCAGACGATGAATTGGTACAGCAGATAGTACTACTTCAGCGCCTGCATCAAAATGCCGCAGTCCAATTTCGACGTGATGAAAATATCGCTGATTTATCCCCTAACGACAAACGGGCATTGCTCCAGAGCCTTCAGATTGCTCTTGGTATCGAGCCAATCTGATGATGGATGTCGGTTCGGCTCTCAGCGTCGCTGAACAGCACTTCCCGCTCGGGCCAGAAAAGCTCGCGGAGCAGCTTGGAGTTCGATGGTGGCGGACGCCCTTGGATGGAGCGGCGGGATGGTGTATCCCCACCAGTTCCCCAGTAATCGTCTTAAACGCCAACGACCCCTCTACCCGCCAACGCTTCACCTTAGCCCACGAGTTGGCACACTTGGTGCGGGGGACGCCGGGGCTGGAACTCACCCGAGATCGCGACCTGTTCACGTCGGATGCTCAAGAAGAGCGAGAGGCAAATGAACTTGCTGCGTCCTTACTGATGCCCCTACGGTGGCTTGAGGCACAAGCCCTCCAAGCTCCCATCGGGAAGCTGGTATTGAATAAACTCGCCGCCGAAGCCAACGTATCCGTGCCGACCCTGATGTATCGAATTGCAAATTGCGCTGCAGAGTTAGGATTTTCTACGATCACGGTTCTGCGTTTCGATGGTGAGCACCTAAAGAGCCAGTTTCCACCTGTAAATGTGAGCGATGAACTTGCGGGGCGTCTTCTCTCGGGAGCAAAATCAACTTCAAACGGCATTTTTCGACAGCCTTTGACGGATGGAAGTGTGGCTCTGGGCACCCTTATCGAGAATCCGGCATTTTACACCACCGTCTTTGTCCAGATTGTCTCGGCTCAGGTAGCCACACTCCCCTCAGCCGATGAGTACCTTGATCGGTGCAAGCGATACCTCTTTCAGGACGAAACTCGTTTCGTACAGAAGTTCGGAGGTTGCTTGGGTTCCTTCAAGAGTAAAAATGCTGAGCACTCGATGCCTTTAGAACATGCAGTCCATCAATTCCTGGAACAGTATGCAGGCAAGTGGCACGATCCCGAACACGAGGTGAGGCTGCGCACTGAAATGGGGCTAGCGTGGCTCCGTTACAGGCTCTCCAAGTGGTACCACTGAAATACTGCGTATCGTCGTCTACTTCATCCAGCCTCGTCGGTCCGAAAATACACAGACCAGCGGCATTATTTTTTGCATCGTCATTTGCCGCATCCCGCTCCCTCTTCGAGCTTTCTTGATTTACGAACGATGGTTCCGACTTCATATCATCCATGTGACCGCAGTGGCATTACCAAGGGATGAGGGCTGAGGTTGAAGCCCGACGTCAGCAAGTCATGCTAGCGATGCTAGGTCCTCATCGTGCTGGCATTTCTTAGGCAGTGATCTCGTCGCACAGCATCGTCGCCTGACCACGGAGACGATGCTGCACCTGCGCCCCCGCCAAACCATGTGGTAGTGATCTGAACATTTTAACGACAAAGAGGCACTAGCGTAACCTTGCAAATCGACGGTGATGGAGGACGTTGTCACGCCGATCGAGCTATCCTGAGACCGTTCGGGCCACACGAGCAGGTGACCATGTGGTGCACATTCGCGCTGAAAAACCGACGTCGGAGTTGGTCAACAACATTAGGACGGTCGTGTAGAGGAGTGGCATTCGAACGCACGAGTGGCCCCGGACCGACTATCCAACGCCGATCAGCAAAGTGACCGGACCACCATCTTCCCATGTGATCCGCATTTCCGCCTTGGCTCTTGCCTGCCGCACCTGATGTGATAAGCTAAATTCGGCGATCATGTAGTATCGTTCGTACGGGGGTTTGCCGAACAACGGGAGGGGGAGTCATGGTAACGGGTAAAGTACTTGGCGGCCAGCCTCCGAATGATTCCCCTCAGGTCATCTGCCAGCGAGTAAGCGATTCCTCCCTTATTGGTCCATCAGAAGCGGCAAGCTGCATTTGCCCATTTGTATCGAAGGGGAAGGGCAGGCACCGGCAATTCACTCGGGTGACGTCGAACAGCCAAGCCCCCTGGACCTTTGGACGTAGAGTGAGAATCTAAAGCATGACGGCCTCCACGAAATCGTGCATTAAATGCGGTACCGATGTTACCACCATGAAGCGGTGGAAAGACTCGATAGGCAATTATTATTGCGAAGTCTGTCGCCGCAACGTCTTAATTTCTCGTCGCCGATCTACATCGTCCGACGACTCCGCCCAATATTCCGTCGTGAGGTCTTGCGCCAATTGCGAACGAGCAATTGGTAAATTGGAGTCTCTGAAACAATGGCAGAACGAGATGGTGTGCAGTACATGCTACAGGATACTGGTTGAATCGGCTCCAGCTACCATTGATCGCGAGATACCTTCACCGTCTCATGGTGACGCCGAGGCGAACGATCCTTCACCGGCCTTCACGCAGACCCCTGGGAATGCCCCATCTGAAATCGACGAGAAGGCTCGCATGTTCCGTACCTTGGGAGAGGCGATTGCACTTCCAATATGGGTAGTTACCAGGATACTGCTATTTACTTTGGCGGCCATCATGGGAGTGTTCGTCTTATGGACTGAGGAGGAGGCTTCAATTGTGATCGGTGGGGGGGTTCTCGTCGCTATCGGGATGATCGTAGGCACCGTTCGCAAGGCGATAAAAGTCAAGCAGGATCGCC
This portion of the Phycisphaerales bacterium AB-hyl4 genome encodes:
- a CDS encoding tyrosine-type recombinase/integrase, with the translated sequence MKKGRPHKPYRTSWGENIDGLRRRSSDGRWVIVQTGKMFSEADERRAVNRFRQWQAEQKQAEITIATFRRGRRASGKRWKGLQHRILPTAQGTVRPSDYDVFAEIPEPELWAWFREQLIKRPEYVAEQVDIPEVARLANLPTPKPSPTLDEVGTLYVEKPGLSEAESKKAKTRWAEFVKAVKVRTLRELSVENVNVYGDGILETIKKKNLSPVYARQRFGLIKTVLNHSRRRGLNPDDVRHALDCCAVLVPPKARTPNPEPISREHFATLLDAADVEMKAALLLALNLCMYPSEVAALEWSEIDLAKKAVLTHRNKTSIIRVGVLWDRTVKALEAVEGNRSGFVFKSDRIHRLNDATMRKRFWRLRKACGLDGDKVQFQHIRDGAYTAAAETDVVDLAHVRALAGHSSGISDHYLARHPRIVAKAVAGIEAVYFG
- a CDS encoding ImmA/IrrE family metallo-endopeptidase → MMDVGSALSVAEQHFPLGPEKLAEQLGVRWWRTPLDGAAGWCIPTSSPVIVLNANDPSTRQRFTLAHELAHLVRGTPGLELTRDRDLFTSDAQEEREANELAASLLMPLRWLEAQALQAPIGKLVLNKLAAEANVSVPTLMYRIANCAAELGFSTITVLRFDGEHLKSQFPPVNVSDELAGRLLSGAKSTSNGIFRQPLTDGSVALGTLIENPAFYTTVFVQIVSAQVATLPSADEYLDRCKRYLFQDETRFVQKFGGCLGSFKSKNAEHSMPLEHAVHQFLEQYAGKWHDPEHEVRLRTEMGLAWLRYRLSKWYH